In the genome of Myxococcus stipitatus, one region contains:
- a CDS encoding DUF6289 family protein has product MRFNQLTRGLGLAASLLAVACGGPEAAPEPQDADMSHHAEAPPPCDSTFQYNYYSDATLKTLVGIRTCSCGIPLGRWGVVTAFEKVVIPDSACVNGL; this is encoded by the coding sequence ATGCGTTTCAACCAGCTGACTCGCGGTCTGGGGCTCGCGGCTTCTCTCCTGGCGGTGGCTTGCGGAGGCCCCGAGGCCGCGCCGGAGCCGCAAGACGCGGACATGTCGCATCACGCCGAGGCGCCGCCTCCCTGTGACTCGACATTCCAATACAACTATTACAGCGACGCGACGCTGAAGACGCTCGTGGGCATCCGGACGTGCTCCTGCGGAATCCCGCTCGGGCGTTGGGGGGTGGTGACGGCGTTCGAGAAGGTCGTCATTCCCGATTCGGCCTGCGTGAACGGGCTCTGA
- a CDS encoding M35 family metallo-endopeptidase, whose product MRFSSRGRSNWWMGVVVSASLLGACGSQDEQTGEVRVEAETVRDAVAGDVTVKLSVPRQSLAASEGVSVTVTLTNVAEGTVRLLKRDTPVDGLKASLFSVTVDGAEVEYQGRYYKWGPPQESDYLSLSAGESVSYTVDLGATYDFSRTGNYSLRYSAGVEDSTEGMAEVSRWSSDSVSVFVEGRPFVDPGAEDSGTVSAMALSTANCNATRVSQVTRAFNDAKTMANGSVSWLNSPPSPYTRFRTWFGTYNTTTRNQVRTHFNAIKSAFDTKPVIVDCGCSDNVYAYVYKSRPYRIYVCNLFWSAPPTGTDSKAGTLIHEMSHFTVVADTDDWAYGQNACRSLANSNPGRARDNADSHEYFAENTPRQ is encoded by the coding sequence ATGCGGTTCAGTTCACGTGGTCGCAGCAACTGGTGGATGGGCGTCGTTGTCAGTGCCTCGCTGCTGGGGGCTTGTGGTTCGCAGGATGAACAAACGGGCGAGGTGCGTGTCGAGGCGGAGACGGTACGAGACGCCGTCGCGGGGGATGTGACAGTGAAGCTGTCCGTTCCGCGCCAGTCCTTGGCCGCGAGCGAGGGCGTGAGCGTGACGGTGACGCTCACCAACGTCGCGGAGGGCACGGTGCGTCTGTTGAAAAGAGACACGCCCGTGGACGGCCTCAAGGCGAGTCTCTTCTCGGTGACGGTGGACGGCGCGGAAGTGGAGTACCAGGGCCGGTACTACAAATGGGGCCCGCCACAGGAGAGCGACTACCTGAGCCTGTCGGCGGGGGAGAGTGTCTCGTATACGGTGGACCTGGGGGCCACCTATGACTTCTCGCGCACGGGGAACTACAGCCTGCGGTACAGCGCGGGCGTTGAAGACTCCACCGAGGGGATGGCGGAGGTGTCTCGATGGAGCTCGGACAGCGTGAGCGTCTTCGTCGAGGGGCGTCCCTTCGTCGACCCTGGAGCGGAGGACTCCGGCACGGTCTCCGCCATGGCGCTGTCGACCGCGAACTGCAATGCGACGCGTGTCTCGCAGGTGACGCGGGCGTTCAACGACGCGAAGACGATGGCCAATGGCTCCGTCAGCTGGCTCAACAGCCCGCCATCGCCCTACACGCGCTTCAGGACCTGGTTCGGGACGTACAACACGACGACCCGGAACCAGGTTCGCACGCACTTCAATGCCATCAAGAGTGCCTTCGACACGAAGCCGGTCATCGTGGACTGTGGTTGCTCGGACAATGTCTATGCGTACGTGTACAAGAGCCGTCCGTACCGCATCTACGTGTGCAACCTCTTCTGGTCCGCGCCGCCGACGGGCACGGACTCCAAGGCCGGCACGCTGATTCACGAGATGAGCCACTTCACGGTGGTGGCGGACACGGATGACTGGGCCTACGGCCAGAATGCGTGCAGGAGCCTGGCGAACTCCAACCCCGGGCGCGCGCGCGACAACGCGGACAGCCACGAGTACTTCGCGGAGAACACGCCTCGGCAGTAG
- a CDS encoding glycoside hydrolase family 16 protein, whose amino-acid sequence MARMAEGGWGVWWVVAGLSVVGCGREAPVESAPPPLEAQAQGEQSYDPGPGWSLAWQDDFTGTSLNAANWNVLTSNYDPVTGNCNFGTGELEFPRAQNVTVGGGKLILTAERTQDAPNDSRCAGWGARSFYSGRIHTKGKVERRYGKLVASIKVPSGYGMWPAFWTLGANISSVGWPASGEIDILEWHSNAPSWMQVAAHWNEGAMHWGAGANRGYSLADAFHIYELEWAADRLVFRLDNQVRANADFVHNAAAFQRNHYILLNLALGGNWYGDPQPSAIDLPSGQRKTMEVEWVRWYQAGATPGGTVTNPGFESDMSGWSTWSPNGTEAADFSETHDGGHSGSYHLTHWTNGSPFEVWTYQVVSGLASGNYKVRAWVRKGGTFDLARIQAKTCAQCAPAFTDLGTHGAWTQVESPVISVTGGSLEVGFHSRVTAGNGASFIHMDDVELVRL is encoded by the coding sequence ATGGCTCGAATGGCCGAAGGTGGGTGGGGTGTGTGGTGGGTGGTGGCGGGGTTGTCCGTCGTGGGGTGTGGACGCGAGGCGCCGGTGGAGTCCGCGCCGCCGCCGCTCGAGGCGCAGGCCCAGGGGGAGCAGTCGTATGACCCGGGCCCAGGGTGGAGCCTCGCCTGGCAGGACGACTTCACGGGCACCAGCTTGAATGCGGCGAACTGGAACGTCCTGACGAGCAACTACGACCCGGTGACGGGCAACTGCAACTTCGGCACGGGCGAGCTGGAGTTCCCTCGCGCGCAGAACGTCACGGTGGGCGGCGGCAAGCTCATCCTCACCGCGGAGCGCACGCAGGACGCGCCCAATGACTCGCGCTGTGCCGGGTGGGGCGCCCGCTCCTTCTATTCGGGGCGAATCCACACCAAGGGCAAGGTGGAGCGGCGCTACGGCAAGCTGGTGGCCAGCATCAAGGTGCCCTCGGGCTACGGCATGTGGCCGGCGTTCTGGACGCTGGGGGCGAACATCTCCAGCGTGGGGTGGCCCGCGTCGGGCGAAATCGACATCCTCGAGTGGCACTCGAACGCGCCCTCCTGGATGCAGGTCGCCGCGCACTGGAACGAGGGGGCGATGCACTGGGGCGCCGGGGCGAACCGGGGCTACAGCCTGGCGGATGCCTTCCACATCTACGAGCTGGAGTGGGCCGCGGACCGCCTGGTGTTCCGCCTGGACAATCAGGTCCGGGCGAACGCGGACTTCGTCCACAACGCGGCGGCCTTCCAGCGCAACCACTACATCCTGCTGAACCTGGCCCTGGGCGGAAACTGGTACGGCGACCCGCAGCCGAGCGCCATCGACCTGCCCTCGGGCCAGCGCAAGACGATGGAGGTGGAGTGGGTGCGCTGGTACCAGGCGGGCGCCACGCCCGGGGGCACCGTGACGAATCCAGGCTTCGAGTCGGACATGAGCGGCTGGTCGACCTGGAGCCCCAACGGCACCGAGGCGGCGGACTTCAGCGAGACCCATGACGGCGGGCACTCGGGCAGCTACCACCTGACCCACTGGACCAACGGCTCGCCCTTCGAGGTGTGGACGTACCAGGTGGTGTCGGGGCTGGCGTCCGGCAACTACAAGGTCCGCGCCTGGGTGCGAAAGGGCGGCACCTTCGACCTGGCGCGCATCCAGGCCAAGACGTGTGCCCAGTGTGCTCCCGCCTTCACGGACCTGGGCACGCATGGGGCATGGACCCAGGTGGAGTCGCCGGTCATCTCCGTCACCGGCGGCTCGCTCGAGGTGGGCTTCCACTCCCGCGTCACCGCGGGCAATGGCGCCAGCTTCATCCACATGGACGACGTGGAGCTCGTGCGGCTGTAG
- a CDS encoding DUF1501 domain-containing protein, with the protein MPNTSRRTLLKWALGAGQLALLERAGLLGSGLAQAAGPDLPSRLVVLYVPGGFRPAYYFTPMEDAEIPLCVPPSAGYLSEPVFFDASKVVSLGTQNGPYKPLRTWRSWDPANPAARGAFSPLMYGYQHFALHEQLSVLHGIDQGTNDHSSAFISAMCGVAGADYRAPAMHAIIANHLYARHRETRPLPFVVVSGERGTPAGMGLPSHASPVGVPSIDALKPMLSGKPTDNAWWTGLDTRTEGPELDAKGNPTGAALKTTTVERYALGRAQPLMGRSTAKVDNYLEGLHGSLSSVSRVLATDVVALLERTKGIDSLKTNRPAYLANYLSETFTYTFGNANFHLTGLDPRMDMALRLLKADLCTSLHVSLRLDFDTHNGSGHAFSCAHGRGLMDCIARFLGEMKSTPAPGKPGKTLLDDSLVLVMSEFGRSWASRASDGSYNLPDDHHPYTSVVFAGGNVAPNRQVGTYTTRGLGTPVDIIEETGKPSKRVPRSADVVTTAMRIMGMEAHEFFIPGGYGEVVGLRKE; encoded by the coding sequence ATGCCGAACACTTCTCGACGCACCTTGCTCAAGTGGGCCCTGGGCGCCGGTCAGCTGGCGCTCCTCGAACGCGCGGGGCTCCTCGGCTCGGGCCTGGCGCAGGCCGCCGGGCCGGACCTCCCCTCCCGTCTGGTGGTGCTCTACGTCCCGGGCGGCTTCCGTCCCGCGTACTACTTCACGCCGATGGAGGACGCGGAGATTCCGCTCTGCGTCCCTCCATCCGCGGGCTACCTCAGCGAGCCTGTCTTCTTCGACGCGAGCAAGGTGGTGAGCCTGGGCACCCAGAACGGGCCCTACAAGCCGCTGCGCACGTGGCGCTCCTGGGACCCGGCGAACCCCGCGGCGCGCGGCGCCTTCAGCCCGCTCATGTATGGCTATCAGCACTTCGCGCTGCACGAGCAGCTCAGCGTGCTGCACGGCATCGACCAGGGGACGAACGACCACTCGAGCGCGTTCATCTCCGCGATGTGTGGCGTCGCCGGAGCGGACTATCGCGCGCCCGCGATGCACGCCATCATCGCGAACCACCTGTACGCGCGGCACCGGGAGACCCGGCCGCTTCCGTTCGTGGTGGTCTCGGGTGAGCGAGGCACGCCCGCGGGCATGGGCCTGCCGTCACATGCCTCGCCGGTGGGCGTGCCCTCCATCGACGCCCTCAAGCCGATGCTCTCCGGTAAGCCCACCGACAACGCCTGGTGGACCGGCCTGGACACGCGCACGGAAGGCCCGGAGCTGGATGCGAAGGGAAATCCCACCGGGGCCGCCCTCAAGACGACCACCGTGGAGCGCTACGCGCTGGGCCGCGCGCAGCCCCTGATGGGTCGCTCGACGGCGAAGGTGGACAACTACCTGGAGGGCCTGCATGGCTCGCTGTCATCCGTCTCCCGGGTGCTGGCGACGGACGTCGTGGCCCTGCTGGAGCGCACCAAGGGCATCGACTCGCTGAAGACGAACCGCCCCGCGTACCTGGCGAACTACCTGAGCGAGACGTTCACCTACACGTTCGGCAACGCGAACTTCCACCTCACCGGGCTGGACCCGCGGATGGACATGGCGCTGCGTCTGCTCAAGGCGGACCTGTGCACGTCGCTGCATGTCTCGCTGCGGCTCGACTTCGACACGCACAACGGCAGCGGGCATGCGTTCAGCTGCGCGCATGGCCGAGGGCTGATGGACTGCATCGCGCGCTTCCTGGGCGAGATGAAGAGCACGCCCGCGCCAGGCAAGCCGGGCAAGACGCTGCTCGACGACTCCCTGGTGCTGGTGATGAGCGAGTTCGGCCGGAGCTGGGCCTCGCGCGCGAGCGACGGCAGCTACAACCTGCCGGACGACCACCACCCCTACACCTCGGTCGTCTTCGCGGGAGGCAACGTGGCCCCCAACCGGCAGGTGGGGACGTACACGACGCGCGGACTCGGCACCCCGGTGGACATCATCGAGGAGACGGGGAAGCCCTCGAAGCGCGTTCCCCGGTCTGCCGACGTCGTCACGACCGCCATGCGCATCATGGGCATGGAGGCCCATGAGTTCTTCATCCCCGGCGGCTACGGCGAGGTGGTGGGGCTCCGGAAGGAGTAG